A window from Theobroma cacao cultivar B97-61/B2 chromosome 3, Criollo_cocoa_genome_V2, whole genome shotgun sequence encodes these proteins:
- the LOC18604907 gene encoding uncharacterized protein LOC18604907, with translation MLVLSMNSKRQRRPNVRLGEIGDVSAAFACRFSQKTKESLGHKRWKPDFLNPQGNELTTVVGFSKEESPDFLISGTGVSPRMSADLQQNRENKNPNSSKSGFDVVNADEIDMMKSSLNFGTITRKSRVMKRRGRSREGNNCVFGSAWTWSTKLSPEFSGEDRKEHGEKEFMGMRSNACEDYCPVNGFQDISDHETPATSKDACEYDVDEPGYDSWQQGNGDDYWKDACYEGNNVFFRSGDGWDQMRYTCNDVTSVGRWLEDLGFGRYAGIFEMHEVDEETLPLLTLDDLKEMGVFAVGHRRKLYAAIQQLRGGDVSS, from the coding sequence ATGTTGGTTTTAAGCATGAATTCAAAAAGACAAAGGAGGCCAAATGTTAGGTTAGGGGAAATAGGAGACGTATCTGCTGCTTTTGCATGTAGGTTTTCTCAGAAGACTAAGGAAAGTTTAGGACATAAAAGATGGAAACCTGATTTTCTCAACCCTCAAGGAAATGAACTTACTACTGTTGTTGGGTTTTCTAAAGAAGAGTCTCcagatttcttgatttctggCACTGGTGTCTCCCCGAGGATGTCAGCTGATTTGCAACAGAACAGAGAGAATAAGAACCCGAATTCTTCGAAATCAGGTTTTGATGTGGTGAATGCTGATGAAATTGACATGATGAAGTCTAGTTTAAATTTCGGTACCATAACCAGGAAGAGTAGGGTCATGAAGCGGCGAGGTAGGAGCAGGGAAGGCAATAATTGTGTGTTTGGCAGTGCTTGGACCTGGAGTACTAAACTTAGTCCGGAATTTAGTGGTGAAGATAGAAAAGAGCATGGTGAGAAAGAGTTTATGGGAATGAGATCAAATGCTTGTGAAGATTATTGCCCTGTTAATGGTTTTCAGGACATATCAGATCATGAAACACCGGCTACCAGCAAAGATGCTTGTGAATATGATGTGGATGAACCCGGTTATGATAGTTGGCAACAGGGAAATGGTGATGATTACTGGAAGGATGCTTGTTATGAGGGAAATAATGTGTTTTTTAGATCTGGTGATGGATGGGACCAAATGAGATACACCTGTAATGATGTAACTAGTGTTGGAAGATGGTTGGAAGACCTGGGATTTGGCAGGTATGCTGGCATATTTGAAATGCATGAGGTCGATGAGGAAACTCTGCCTCTGCTTACTCTAGATGATCTCAAGGAGATGGGTGTATTTGCCGTTGGGCATCGAAGGAAATTGTACGCTGCAATACAGCAATTAAGAGGAGGAGATGTTTCTTCTTGA